A region from the Bacteroidota bacterium genome encodes:
- a CDS encoding polyamine aminopropyltransferase has product MNHKSNQSYVLKIALFLTGISGIVAEYVLSTLASYFLGNSIVQWTMILSTMLFSMGLGSRLSKSLKSHLVEKLIVVEFSLSILTSLAALSVYTVSAFTEYTGLFIYLMSISIGTLIGLEIPLVTRINEQYEPLRVNIASVMEWDYFGSLIGGIFFAFVGLPLLGISYTPFILGVTNFIVAIWLFYKMNQNIKLHKKAILQIFGVMVSLILFLGYIYTDEIILFGEQHKYKDRIIFETQSKYQKITITQWKNDYWLYINGNEQLSTFDEFLYHEPLVHPIMKMVKEHKDILILGGGDGFAVKEILKYRDVEKITMVDLDPAMTDLGKNNEIIRRFNKDSMHSDKLKILNEDGFNYLENTSEFYDVIIVDLPDPKSVEINKLYTKEFYQIAKIHLRQNGMIITQAGSPYYSTEAFNCIETTMKEGGFNTLPLHNQVMTLGEWGWIMGSKKIPSEKLKKKLRTIQFDDIETRWINNEAMLQITSFGKDMFKSKDLEINTINNPVLYQYYLRGNWDLY; this is encoded by the coding sequence ATAAATCATAAATCAAACCAATCATACGTACTAAAAATTGCCCTGTTTCTTACTGGTATATCGGGAATAGTAGCTGAGTATGTTTTATCAACATTAGCATCCTATTTCCTGGGCAATTCGATTGTGCAGTGGACAATGATATTATCTACCATGCTTTTTTCTATGGGATTGGGCAGCCGATTAAGCAAAAGCCTAAAATCTCACTTAGTTGAAAAATTGATCGTTGTAGAGTTTTCACTTTCTATTCTCACATCTCTCGCAGCATTGAGTGTGTATACAGTTTCGGCATTTACAGAATATACCGGACTTTTCATTTATCTCATGTCCATATCAATTGGAACGCTTATTGGCTTAGAAATACCTTTAGTTACGCGAATTAACGAACAATACGAACCCCTGAGAGTTAATATTGCCTCAGTAATGGAGTGGGATTATTTCGGAAGCCTTATTGGAGGAATATTTTTTGCTTTTGTGGGACTCCCATTACTTGGTATTAGTTATACTCCTTTTATTTTAGGGGTAACTAATTTCATTGTTGCAATTTGGCTTTTTTATAAAATGAATCAAAACATAAAACTGCACAAAAAAGCTATACTGCAAATATTTGGTGTGATGGTTTCACTCATATTATTTCTCGGTTATATTTATACTGATGAAATTATTTTATTTGGAGAACAACATAAATACAAAGACAGAATAATCTTTGAAACACAGTCTAAATACCAGAAAATAACTATTACCCAATGGAAAAACGATTATTGGCTTTATATAAACGGAAATGAGCAACTGAGTACATTCGATGAGTTTTTATATCACGAACCGCTGGTACATCCGATAATGAAAATGGTTAAAGAACATAAAGACATTTTAATTCTCGGGGGAGGTGACGGTTTTGCCGTTAAAGAAATTTTGAAGTACAGGGATGTAGAAAAAATAACAATGGTAGATCTAGATCCTGCTATGACAGATTTAGGCAAAAACAACGAAATAATACGTCGGTTTAATAAAGACTCAATGCATTCCGACAAACTTAAGATATTAAACGAAGACGGGTTTAACTATCTTGAAAACACGAGTGAATTTTACGATGTTATTATTGTTGATCTTCCGGACCCAAAATCGGTTGAAATAAATAAACTTTACACAAAAGAATTTTATCAAATTGCAAAGATACACCTTCGGCAAAATGGCATGATAATTACCCAGGCAGGAAGTCCTTACTATTCTACAGAGGCATTCAACTGCATTGAAACAACTATGAAAGAAGGTGGATTTAACACATTACCGTTACATAATCAGGTTATGACACTTGGAGAATGGGGATGGATTATGGGATCAAAAAAAATACCGTCAGAAAAGCTAAAGAAAAAATTGAGAACGATTCAATTTGATGATATAGAAACACGCTGGATAAACAATGAGGCTATGCTCCAAATTACTTCTTTTGGAAAAGATATGTTTAAATCAAAAGATCTTGAAATAAACACTATCAATAACCCTGTATTGTATCAGTATTATTTGAGGGGGAATTGGGATTTGTATTAA
- a CDS encoding GIY-YIG nuclease family protein, protein VAGSSPAGGAKYSLITKVFRLFCFNIMFTVYILFSKKLGRYYVGQTKDFSERFFRHNNSEMKYTKKGVPWFLVSKIEVDSRSAAVILESKIKKRGAKRYLHDNDISPVG, encoded by the coding sequence GTGTCGCTGGTTCGAGTCCAGCTGGAGGAGCAAAATACAGCCTGATTACGAAAGTTTTCAGGCTTTTTTGTTTTAATATTATGTTTACAGTTTATATATTATTTTCTAAAAAGTTGGGTCGTTATTACGTAGGCCAAACAAAAGATTTCTCAGAAAGGTTTTTCAGACATAATAATAGTGAAATGAAATATACTAAGAAAGGAGTTCCTTGGTTTTTGGTTTCTAAAATAGAAGTTGATTCACGTAGCGCAGCAGTGATTTTAGAGTCAAAGATTAAGAAACGAGGTGCAAAAAGGTATCTTCATGATAATGATATTAGCCCAGTTGGTTAG
- a CDS encoding DUF350 domain-containing protein, which translates to MFENISQTIDNLIVSLLYLVLGFILFFIGKIIFQIVNKGINVNHELVEKDNLAFALSNVGYYIGLLLAIGAAMSNELFGTHIWRNLLDVTVMGALAIVLLNISALINDKLILRKFSVRKEIIDDQNAGTGVIEAANYIATGLILNGVLRENSEAYYEVVILFVIAQLAMILVSRVYNLIIPYDIHDEIEKDNAAVGIGVAGAMIAIANLIAYGVSLESNTWIETGKILIIETGIGLLILPLVRLITDKILLPGQNLTDEIVNQEKPNIGAAIIEAFAYIGGSAMIIWSFS; encoded by the coding sequence ATGTTCGAAAATATATCTCAAACCATCGATAATCTAATAGTTTCACTACTATATCTCGTACTTGGATTTATTCTGTTCTTTATAGGCAAAATTATTTTTCAAATAGTAAATAAAGGAATCAATGTAAATCATGAGCTTGTAGAGAAAGACAATCTTGCCTTTGCCCTTTCAAATGTAGGATACTACATAGGTTTACTATTGGCTATTGGAGCTGCTATGAGCAACGAATTGTTTGGAACTCATATTTGGAGAAACCTGCTCGATGTAACTGTAATGGGTGCACTGGCAATAGTACTACTTAACATTTCAGCACTGATAAACGACAAATTGATACTTCGTAAATTTAGTGTTCGCAAAGAAATTATCGACGACCAAAATGCCGGCACAGGAGTAATTGAAGCTGCAAACTATATTGCCACAGGACTTATACTGAATGGTGTATTAAGAGAAAACTCTGAAGCTTATTACGAAGTAGTAATCCTATTCGTAATCGCCCAGTTAGCCATGATCCTGGTTTCTCGTGTATACAACTTAATAATTCCATACGACATACACGATGAAATAGAAAAAGATAATGCAGCTGTTGGAATTGGAGTAGCCGGTGCAATGATAGCAATTGCAAATTTAATTGCATACGGTGTATCGCTCGAAAGTAATACATGGATAGAAACAGGTAAAATTCTTATTATAGAAACAGGAATCGGACTTTTAATTTTACCCCTTGTAAGATTAATCACAGACAAAATTTTGTTACCGGGTCAAAACTTAACTGACGAAATTGTAAATCAGGAAAAACCGAATATTGGAGCCGCTATTATAGAAGCCTTTGCCTACATAGGAGGAAGTGCAATGATAATTTGGTCGTTTAGTTAG
- a CDS encoding DUF4178 domain-containing protein codes for MGLFDFFKKKKEEKLSEDLTVKDLRKGDMIDYFLKSWQVESVTEYDWGNNIFSREFKLYAGDEMIYMEIDEEEDETVAVSKEVKMSKIDKDLKKYIIQNDGPPKEIEFEGEKYFLSEENLGQCYEPGSSDFSELVNWTFTDENEKKFISIDRWDETDIEASVGEYAKIIEFSNIIRS; via the coding sequence ATGGGCTTATTCGATTTTTTTAAGAAGAAAAAAGAAGAAAAACTTTCGGAAGATCTAACTGTAAAAGATCTGAGAAAAGGAGATATGATTGACTACTTTCTAAAAAGCTGGCAGGTTGAAAGTGTAACAGAATATGATTGGGGAAACAATATTTTCTCGAGAGAATTCAAACTTTATGCGGGAGATGAAATGATCTATATGGAAATAGACGAGGAAGAAGACGAGACAGTTGCGGTTTCGAAGGAAGTAAAAATGTCTAAAATAGATAAAGATCTAAAAAAATACATCATTCAAAATGACGGTCCTCCGAAAGAAATAGAATTTGAGGGCGAAAAGTATTTCTTAAGCGAAGAAAATTTGGGGCAGTGTTACGAACCGGGAAGCAGTGACTTCAGTGAACTGGTAAACTGGACTTTTACCGATGAAAATGAAAAGAAGTTTATTTCTATAGATAGATGGGATGAAACTGACATCGAAGCTTCAGTAGGTGAATATGCCAAAATAATTGAGTTTTCAAATATTATCAGATCTTAA
- a CDS encoding MFS transporter produces the protein MDQIKTNKFTKAFWIANTVELLERSAYYGVFIVITLYLSRIYGFSDMEAGLIAGTFSGGLYLLPTFTGAYADKIGFKNALLIAFGLLTIGYSGMAILPALIEGSGLAVYAKEVTFQGVENSAVRWTIIPVMMIIMFGGSFIKSVITGTVAKETTEDNRAKGFSIFYMMVNIGAFSGKTIVKPLRESMGDLGLINLNYFAAGMTLVAFILIFFFYKSAKHVGEGKSLEDIFNALINVVTNSRLILLILIVTGFWMVQHQLYATMPKYVLRMAGEGASPSWYANVNPLTVVLTVGIVTSMMRGRSALQSMTVGMFIMPFSAMMMAAGNLIGKDMINLGFFEMHPVAFMMIVGIVFQGIAESFISPRFLEYFSFQAPKGEEGLYLGFSHLHSFISSVVGFGLSGWLLGKYCPDPRLYGGRTEEWELASANAHYIWYYFVAIALVSAIALVFYGRYYDKKDQASA, from the coding sequence ATGGACCAGATTAAAACAAATAAATTTACTAAGGCATTTTGGATAGCCAATACAGTTGAGCTACTGGAGAGAAGTGCTTATTATGGAGTATTTATCGTAATTACTCTTTATTTATCCAGAATTTATGGCTTTTCGGATATGGAAGCCGGACTTATTGCAGGTACATTTTCGGGAGGATTATACCTTTTGCCAACTTTTACAGGAGCATATGCAGATAAAATTGGCTTTAAAAATGCTCTGCTAATTGCCTTTGGACTGCTGACAATTGGTTATTCAGGAATGGCAATTTTACCTGCTTTGATTGAAGGTTCCGGTTTAGCTGTTTATGCTAAGGAAGTTACTTTTCAGGGTGTAGAAAATTCAGCAGTCAGATGGACTATCATTCCCGTGATGATGATAATTATGTTCGGAGGATCGTTTATTAAGTCGGTTATTACCGGAACGGTTGCTAAAGAGACTACTGAAGATAACAGAGCAAAGGGTTTTAGTATTTTTTATATGATGGTTAATATCGGGGCTTTTTCGGGTAAGACCATTGTAAAGCCTCTTCGTGAATCGATGGGAGACCTTGGACTTATAAACCTAAATTATTTTGCTGCAGGTATGACTCTTGTTGCATTTATATTGATATTTTTCTTCTATAAGAGTGCCAAACATGTCGGAGAAGGAAAATCACTTGAAGATATATTTAATGCATTAATAAATGTTGTAACTAATTCAAGGTTGATTCTGTTGATACTTATAGTTACCGGATTCTGGATGGTACAACATCAGTTATATGCCACTATGCCAAAATATGTGCTTCGAATGGCCGGCGAGGGAGCATCTCCATCATGGTATGCCAACGTTAATCCTCTTACGGTGGTTTTAACCGTAGGTATTGTTACCAGCATGATGAGAGGACGATCAGCTTTGCAGTCGATGACAGTAGGAATGTTTATTATGCCTTTCTCTGCTATGATGATGGCTGCCGGAAATTTGATAGGAAAGGATATGATTAACCTTGGATTTTTCGAAATGCATCCTGTTGCTTTTATGATGATAGTAGGTATTGTTTTTCAGGGGATAGCAGAGTCGTTTATTTCACCTCGTTTCCTGGAGTATTTTTCTTTTCAGGCACCTAAGGGGGAAGAGGGTTTATATTTAGGATTTAGCCATTTACATTCATTCATATCATCGGTTGTAGGTTTCGGACTTTCGGGATGGTTGTTGGGTAAATATTGTCCCGATCCAAGACTATATGGAGGACGTACGGAAGAGTGGGAGTTGGCTTCGGCAAATGCACACTACATCTGGTATTATTTTGTAGCGATTGCTCTTGTATCTGCAATAGCTCTTGTGTTCTATGGAAGATATTACGATAAAAAAGATCAGGCGTCAGCTTAA